One part of the Humulus lupulus chromosome 9, drHumLupu1.1, whole genome shotgun sequence genome encodes these proteins:
- the LOC133799589 gene encoding uncharacterized protein LOC133799589 produces MAGKETFLVTYVYALNDENGRVPLWNDLKEIAAMISGPWLILGDFNDILSAEERIGGKYKQVNSGAFKECVESCGVEDEGLKAIWKERDTSTPMSQLVKKLKRVKQLLKEMNKSEIGDIQAANALCYQAMIDSQIALQQKPYDKDLITQEKEVRARYNATNKRYLSFLYQKAKVQWLKEGDDNTNFFHKSIKMRRAENRIYAIQDMDGVWVDKPNTVVTVFMQFYQRLLGSKMEDRKPVQTHLVNRGPRVINAHCKILLSEYDNDEVKVAMFEIPGSKAPGPDGFSSFFFQDNWEVVGNDVCEAVRSFLHSGKLLKEINSTTLTLIPKGKCPESVKDYRPIACCNVIYKVETKMICKRLRQVLPDIIAPNQSCFVQGRTPRYSLMFNGVLHGFFEAKRGLRQRDPLSPLLFVLGMEYLSRIMMKVGMKEGFKFYDRCESLKLNHLCFADDVLLFCHGDYKSIHIMLQGLKLFSLTFGLHPNETKTSIYYSNMAEAEIKRVTAASGFTSSKVPFCCLGIPICPTRISAAECDILVEKMVQRIKAQVLILPQKVLQQIASICRNFLWKGGAEFRSSGLVSWEDMCKAKKTRGLGLRKIKEWNIAAMGKYVWAVAIKKDSLWVKWIHAVYIKDTNWWNYKAPNTSSWYWKQLVKVKEKFKDLQMLKLFSRGEYKINTKHWLQLKERLFRFNVAPDEYCLLCGTNKENRDHLFFECHLCFQSLTQIKDWLGWRTAANTIQKLLRWIAKARMTRFRKQVYSTTIAALVYHLWWCRNEALWSHKVYRI; encoded by the exons ATGGCTGGAAAGGAAACGTTTTTGGTTACATACGTATATGCACTGAATGATGAGAATGGTAGGGTACCACTATGGAATGACTTAAAAGAAATTGCAGCTATGATTAGTGGTCCTTGGCTTATTCTAGGGGATTTTAATGATATATTAAGTGCTGAGGAAAGAATTGGTGGGAAATATAAACAAGTAAATTCAGGTGCTTTCAAGGAGTGTGTGGAAAGTTGTGGGGTGGAAGAT GAGGGATTGAAAGCAATATGGAAGGAAAGAGATACAAGTACTCCAATGTCTCAACTGGTGAAGAAATTAAAAAGAGTCAAACAGCTGCTAAAGGAAATGAACAAATCTGAGATAGGAGATATTCAAGCTGCAAATGCTCTGTGTTATCAAGCAATGATTGATAGTCAAATTGCATTACAACAGAAGCCCTATGATAAGGATCTGATTACACAGGAAAAAGAAGTTAGAGCAAGATATAATGCAACAAATAAAAGGTACCTCTCATTTCTGTATCAGAAGGCAAAAGTGCAATGGCTGAAGGAGGGGGATGACAACACCAACTTTTTCCATAAGAGCATTAAGATGAGAAGGGCAGAGAATAGGATTTATGCAATCCAAGACATGGATGGGGTTTGGGTTGATAAACCAAACACAGTAGTCACAGTCTTTATGCAATTTTATCAAAGGCTACTCGGAAGTAAAATGGAGGACAGGAAGCCAGTACAGACACACTTAGTTAACAGAGGCCCAAGGGTAATAAATGCTCACTGTAAAATTTTACTCTCAGAGTATGATAATGACGAAGTAAAGGTAGCTATGTTTGAGATTCCTGGATCTAAAGCCCCGGGTCCTGATGGATTTAGTAGTTTCTTTTTCCAGGATAATTGGGAGGTAGTTGGAAATGATGTATGTGAGGCAGTGAGATCTTTTTTACACTCAGGGAAACTGTTGAAAGAAATTAATTCAACAACTTTAACCCTGATTCCTAAAGGCAAATGCCCAGAATCTGTGAAAGATTACCGCCCCATAGCCTGCTGTAATGTGATATACAAAGTGGAAACTAAGATGATATGCAAGAGACTTCGACAAGTGCTACCAGATATTATTGCTCCGAACCAAAGTTGCTTTGTACAGGGGAG GACTCCAAGATATAGCCTCATGTTTAATGGGGTTTTACATGGCTTTTTTGAAGCAAAAAGAGGGCTTAGGCAGAGGGATCCTTTATCTCCTCTACTGTTTGTATTGGGGATGGAATATTTATCTAGAATCATGATGAAAGTTGGCATGAAAGAGGGATTCAAATTTTATGACAGATGTGAATCACTTAAGCTTAATCACCTCTGTTTTGCAGATGATGTATTGCTTTTCTGTCATGGCGATTATAAGTCAATTCATATCATGCTTCAGGGACTTAAGTTGTTCTCTCTTACTTTTGGACTGCATCCGAATGAAACCAAAACAAGTATATATTACAGCAATATGGCAGAGGCAGAGATAAAAAGGGTCACAGCAGCTTCAGGCTTTACTAGTAGCAAAGTTCCATTTTGCTGTCTAGGGATTCCTATATGTCCAACAAGAATTTCAGCAGCTGAGTGTGATATTCTAGTGGAGAAAATGGTTCAAAGGATCAAA GCACAGGTACTAATTCTACCTCAAAAAGTCTTACAACAAATTGCATCAATCTGTAGGAATTTTTTATGGAAAGGAGGGGCTGAGTTTAGAAGTTCAGGACTAGTATCATGGGAAGACATGTGTAAAGCTAAGAAAACAAGAGGATTGGGTTTAAGAAAGATAAAGGAATGGAACATAGCAGCAATGGGGAAATATGTGTGGGCAGTGGCAATAAAGAAAGACTCTTTGTGGGTAAAATGGATTCATGCAGTATACATCAAGGACACAAATTGGTGGAATTATAAAGCACCAAACACGAGCAGTTGGTATTGGAAACAGCTAGTTAAAGTCAAGGAGAAATTTAAGGACTTACAGATGCTGAAGCTTTTCTCAAGAGGAGAGTATAAGATAAATACCAAGCACTG GTTGCAACTGAAAGAGAGGCTTTTCAGATTTAATGTAGCACCAGATGAATATTGCCTGTTGTGTGGAACAAATAAGGAAAATAGAGACCATCTATTCTTTGAATGCCATTTGTGTTTTCAATCTCTGACCCAAATCAAAGATTGGTTGGGATGGCGTACAGCAGCAAACACAATCCAGAAACTACTGAGATGGATAGCTAAGGCAAGGATGACAAGATTCAGAAAGCAAGTGTATTCAACTACTATTGCAGCTCTGGTTTATCATCTATGGTGGTGTAGAAATGAGGCATTGTGGAGTCACAAAGTATATAGA ATCtga
- the LOC133799590 gene encoding cannabidiolic acid synthase-like 2, with protein sequence MTLSIFAISFPTHIHGDFLQCLTSYQFSNTSTSFDKLIYTPNDASYVTVLNSTIRNPRYSTPSTPKPLVIVTPLDASQVQATIKCSKKYALQIRIRSGGHDLEGLSYVSGVPFVIIDLTNLRLITVDVEEETAWVQSGATIGEVYYRVSEKTGNLGFPAGVCHTVGVGGHFSGGGYGTLLRKYGILADNILDAQIVNVDGEILDRKAMGEHLFWAIRGGGGASFGVVLDWKIKLVNVPSIVTVFCVSRSLETAETKKLLHQWQYLADKFHEELLVFPRIRTVNSTTKDGSSKKTLQVTFSSLFLGDLDMLLELIQECFPGLGLKREDCTEMSWIESVLFFSGFPSGDSPNELLGRFPGMGGFFNFPSKTKSDYVKDPIPEHVLGRIWERLYDVEVGMIVIQMFPYGGRMKEISESEIPFPHRAGNLYHLAFYCTWKDDPVRHLNWIRDLYRYLTPYVSKNPRATYYNYRDLDIGINNNEGYTSYNQASIWGTKNFKSNFRKLVLVKTIVDPSNFFRNEQSFPSLSTRQ encoded by the exons ATGACACTTTCTATTTTCGCAATTTCTTTCCCAACTCACATTCATGGTGACTTCCTTCAGTGTCTGACGTCCTATCAATTCTCCAACACATCAACCTCCTTTGATAAACTCATCTACACTCCTAACGACGCATCGTATGTCACCGTTTTGAACTCCACCATACGAAACCCTAGATACTCTACTCCTTCCACCCCAAAACCACTCGTTATTGTTACACCACTTGATGCGTCCCAGGTCCAAGCCACTATCAAGTGCTCCAAGAAGTACGCCCTTCAGATCCGAATTCGAAGTGGCGGCCATGATCTCGAGGGACTGTCCTACGTGTCTGGTGTACCATTTGTCATTATCGATCTGACAAACCTAAGATTGATCACCGTGGACGTAGAAGAAGAAACAGCGTGGGTACAATCTGGCGCTACTATTGGAGAAGTGTATTATAGGGTTTCAGAGAAAACTGGAAATCTCGGATTTCCAGCTGGAGTTTGCCATACTGTCGGAGTTGGTGGGCACTTTAGTGGAGGAGGCTACGGAACTTTGCTGCGAAAATACGGTATTTTAGCTGATAATATACTCGATGCTCAAATAGTCAACGTTGATGGAgaaattcttgaccgaaaagCAATGGGGGAACATTTGTTTTGGGCCATACGTGGAGGAGGAGGAGCAAGCTTTGGTGTTGTTCTAGATTGGAAAATCAAGTTGGTCA ATGTTCCTTCAATAGTTACTGTATTTTGTGTCAGTAGGAGTTTGGAAACAGCTGAAACGAAGAAGCTTCTTCATCAGTGGCAGTATTTAGCAGACAAATTCCATGAAGAACTTTTAGTCTTTCCGAGGATACGAACTGTGAATTCTACTACCAAAGATGGGAGTAGTAAGAAAACATTACAAGTCACATTCTCTTCCTTGTTCCTTGGTGACCTTGATATGCTCCTTGAGTTGATTCAAGAGTGCTTCCCTGGGTTAGGATTGAAGAGAGAAGACTGCACCGAAATGAGCTGGATTGAATCAGTTCTCTTTTTTTCCGGCTTCCCAAGTGGGGATTCTCCCAATGAATTGCTTGGCAGGTTTCCAGGAATGGGTGGCTTTTttaattttccttccaaaaccAAATCTGACTACGTAAAGGACCCTATTCCAGAACACGTGTTGGGAAGAATTTGGGAAAGGTTATATGATGTAGAGGTAGGAATGATAGTTATCCAGATGTTTCCTTATGGTGGGAGAATGAAGGAGATTTCAGAATCAGAAATACCATTCCCACATCGAGCTGGAAACCTTTACCACCTTGCATTCTACTGTACTTGGAAAGATGATCCGGTAAGGCATTTAAACTGGATAAGAGACCTTTACAGATACCTAACTCCATATGTATCCAAAAACCCAAGAGCTACTTATTACAATTATAGGGATCTTGATATTGGGATAAATAACAATGAGGGGTATACGAGTTATAACCAAGCAAGCATTTGGGGCACCAAGAATTTCAAAAGTAACTTTAGGAAACTGGTTCTTGTGAAAACAATAGTTGATCCAAGTAACTTTTTCAGAAACGAGCAGAGCTTCCCATCTCTTTCAACTCGTCAGTGA